TGAGGTCTTCGGTTTCGGTCATGCGGACTCCTGGGACTGTCCGAGGGACGGGGTGAGCAGGTACTCCACCAGTGAGATCATCGCTTGTGCCGTGGACTGCCGGTCGCGAGCGTCACAGCTCACGAGCGGCACTCCCGGCAGAAGGTCGAAAGCCTCACGCAGCTCCTCGCGCGGCGGCATATCGACGCTGCTGAAATCGTTGATCGCGACGGCGTAGGGAAGCCCGCGATCCTCGAGCACACTCATGACGTCGAACGATTCCTCGATCCGGGCGACGTCGGCCAACACGAGCGCCCCCAGCGAACCGTGCGCGAGGTCCTCCCACAGGGAGAGGAAACGCCGCTGTCCCGGTGTGCCGAACATGTAGAGCACGACCCGGTCACTGAGGGTGCGCCGCCCGAAGTCCAGGGCCACCGTCGTGGTCGTCTTCTCCGTGTTCCCGTGCGGGTCGTCGGCCACGGCGCCGGTTCGCGTCATGGTCTCCTCCGTGTGCAGCGGGGGAATCTCCGACAACGTGCCGACGAAGGTGCTCTTT
This genomic stretch from Actinopolyspora halophila DSM 43834 harbors:
- a CDS encoding GTP-binding protein, which produces MGLEPSGEVYLPDSVSTAVKVLVLGPFAVGKSTFVGTLSEIPPLHTEETMTRTGAVADDPHGNTEKTTTTVALDFGRRTLSDRVVLYMFGTPGQRRFLSLWEDLAHGSLGALVLADVARIEESFDVMSVLEDRGLPYAVAINDFSSVDMPPREELREAFDLLPGVPLVSCDARDRQSTAQAMISLVEYLLTPSLGQSQESA